The [Bacillus] selenitireducens MLS10 genome includes a region encoding these proteins:
- a CDS encoding deoxyribonuclease IV, whose translation MWLGSHVSMSGKKMLLAASEEAAGYGSTTFMIYTGAPQNTRRKAIEDLNIEAGRAHMNQHGIDHIVVHAPYIINIANTTKPETFQLGDDFLKSEIDRTEALGAKQIVLHPGAHVGAGADQGIAKIIEGLNEVIDPDIDVQIALETMAGKGSECGRSFEELAKIIDGVTHNEKLSVCFDTCHVHDAGYDIVNDLDGVLKEFDDIVGLDRLKVLHINDSKNERGASKDRHENIGFGYIGFEAIDRILHHEAFGDIPKILETPYVGEDKKKRVPPYKEEIAMLRKRTFDDALKATLEEIASQK comes from the coding sequence ATGTGGTTAGGTTCTCATGTTTCGATGAGTGGAAAAAAAATGCTCCTTGCAGCGAGTGAAGAGGCTGCGGGCTATGGCAGTACAACATTTATGATCTATACGGGCGCACCGCAAAATACGCGGCGAAAAGCGATTGAAGATTTAAATATTGAAGCGGGCCGTGCGCATATGAATCAGCACGGCATCGATCACATTGTCGTTCACGCGCCCTATATAATTAACATTGCGAATACGACGAAACCCGAGACATTTCAGCTCGGCGACGACTTCCTGAAAAGTGAAATCGATCGGACAGAAGCTCTTGGAGCCAAACAGATTGTCCTTCACCCAGGTGCGCATGTTGGTGCAGGAGCTGATCAGGGAATCGCCAAAATCATTGAAGGGCTGAATGAAGTGATCGATCCGGATATCGATGTTCAGATTGCCCTTGAAACGATGGCGGGCAAAGGGTCAGAGTGCGGCCGTTCTTTTGAAGAACTTGCGAAGATCATCGACGGTGTGACACATAACGAAAAGCTCTCAGTCTGTTTCGATACCTGTCACGTGCACGATGCCGGGTACGACATCGTAAACGATCTTGACGGTGTATTGAAGGAGTTCGATGACATTGTCGGCCTTGACCGCCTGAAGGTGCTCCACATCAACGACAGTAAAAATGAACGCGGAGCTTCCAAAGACCGTCATGAAAATATTGGATTTGGTTATATCGGTTTTGAAGCGATCGACCGTATTCTCCATCATGAGGCATTCGGTGATATTCCGAAAATCCTCGAAACACCATACGTCGGTGAAGATAAGAAAAAACGCGTCCCTCCATACAAAGAGGAGATTGCGATGTTGAGAAAACGGACGTTTGATGATGCATTAAAAGCGACGCTTGAAGAGATAGCTTCTCAAAAATAA